In Thermoanaerobaculia bacterium, a genomic segment contains:
- a CDS encoding biotin/lipoyl-containing protein, protein MATDVIMPQMGESIAEGTITRWIKNVGDTVSRDEPLFEISTDKVDAEIPSPAAGTLAEILVQPGQTVAVNTVVARIGEAGEAKGEPAAKAEPAPAAAPAARPA, encoded by the coding sequence ATGGCCACCGACGTCATCATGCCCCAGATGGGGGAATCGATCGCCGAAGGGACGATCACGCGATGGATCAAGAACGTGGGGGACACGGTCTCCCGCGACGAACCCCTGTTCGAGATCTCGACGGACAAGGTCGACGCGGAGATCCCCTCCCCCGCCGCCGGAACCCTCGCGGAGATCCTGGTCCAGCCCGGTCAGACCGTCGCCGTCAACACGGTCGTCGCCCGGATCGGCGAGGCCGGCGAGGCGAAGGGCGAGCCCGCCGCCAAAGCGGAGCCGGCCCCGGCCGCCGCGCCCGCCGCCAGGCCGGCG
- a CDS encoding alpha-ketoacid dehydrogenase subunit beta: MADARPRDENPGGTTYVDAIHDALWEEMEADDRVFVIGEDVGVYGGAFKVTDGMIERFGPDRVIDTPISEDAIVGAAIGAAMMGLRPVAEMQFADFISCAFDQITNFAAKSRYRTGVGIPIVVRGPSGGGVHGGPFHSQNPEAYFTHTPGLKVVQPATAYDAKGLLKSAIRDEDPVIFFEHKFLYRRIREELPSEEYTVPIGKARVARPGRDLSIVTYGAMVWEALDAAAALESEGIDCEVVDLRTLLPLDDETIFASVGRTGKALIVHEDTKTGGVGAEVSARITEHCFESLDGPVLRVAAPDTPVPYAPPMEAFFLPNAEKIARAARALAGY; this comes from the coding sequence ATGGCGGACGCCCGTCCCCGCGACGAGAACCCGGGCGGGACGACGTACGTCGACGCGATCCACGACGCGCTCTGGGAGGAGATGGAGGCCGACGACCGGGTCTTCGTGATCGGAGAGGACGTCGGCGTCTACGGCGGCGCCTTCAAGGTGACCGACGGGATGATCGAGCGGTTCGGCCCGGACCGGGTCATCGATACGCCGATCTCCGAGGACGCGATCGTCGGCGCGGCGATCGGCGCCGCGATGATGGGCCTGCGCCCCGTCGCCGAGATGCAGTTCGCCGATTTCATCTCCTGCGCCTTCGACCAGATCACCAACTTCGCCGCCAAGTCGCGGTACCGGACCGGCGTCGGGATCCCGATCGTCGTCCGCGGCCCGTCGGGAGGAGGCGTCCACGGGGGGCCCTTCCACTCGCAGAACCCGGAGGCGTATTTCACGCACACTCCCGGCCTCAAGGTCGTGCAGCCGGCAACCGCGTACGACGCGAAGGGGCTGCTGAAGTCCGCGATCCGGGACGAGGATCCCGTCATCTTCTTCGAGCACAAGTTCCTCTACCGCCGGATCCGGGAGGAGCTCCCCTCCGAGGAGTACACGGTCCCGATCGGCAAGGCGAGGGTCGCCCGTCCGGGGCGCGACCTCTCGATCGTGACCTACGGCGCGATGGTCTGGGAGGCGCTCGACGCGGCCGCCGCGCTCGAGTCGGAGGGAATCGACTGCGAGGTCGTCGACCTGCGGACGCTGCTTCCGCTCGACGACGAGACGATCTTCGCCTCCGTCGGGCGGACCGGCAAGGCGCTGATCGTCCACGAGGACACGAAGACCGGGGGCGTCGGCGCCGAGGTGTCCGCCCGCATCACCGAGCACTGTTTCGAAAGCCTGGACGGGCCGGTCCTTCGCGTGGCCGCGCCCGACACGCCCGTCCCGTACGCGCCGCCGATGGAGGCGTTCTTCCTCCCGAACGCGGAAAAGATCGCGCGCGCCGCCCGCGCGCTCGCCGGATACTGA